The following coding sequences are from one Polynucleobacter sp. JS-JIR-II-50 window:
- a CDS encoding cytochrome c oxidase subunit 3 gives MSSNSTPYYFVPGLSRHPAMAAVGLIAFGAGMSGWVNHTSWGGALSLVGVAWVLFVLYHWFGDTIAESNAGKNGINVDISYRWSMAWFIFSEIMFFGAFFAALFYARNIAMPWMGDVTSKLLWPNFQAVWPNDGPAGLVEKFTTMGPWPIPTINTLLLLSSGVTITIAHHALVANHMKKAITGLAATVGLGFIFLCFQGYEYYHAYHELNLKLTSGIYGSTFFMLTGFHGFHVFLGGTMLAIVLRRMIRGDFTAKHHFAFEGAAWYWHFVDVVWLGLYIAVYWM, from the coding sequence ATGTCATCCAATTCAACCCCATACTATTTCGTCCCTGGACTATCTAGGCATCCTGCCATGGCCGCCGTCGGCTTAATTGCATTTGGCGCTGGTATGTCTGGCTGGGTAAATCACACTTCTTGGGGCGGCGCCCTAAGCTTAGTTGGTGTGGCATGGGTTCTATTTGTACTCTATCACTGGTTCGGCGATACGATTGCTGAATCCAATGCTGGTAAGAATGGCATCAACGTTGACATCTCTTATCGCTGGTCAATGGCTTGGTTCATCTTCTCAGAAATCATGTTCTTTGGCGCTTTCTTTGCAGCCCTCTTTTACGCACGCAATATTGCAATGCCTTGGATGGGCGACGTTACGAGCAAATTACTTTGGCCTAATTTCCAGGCTGTGTGGCCAAATGATGGTCCTGCTGGATTGGTTGAGAAGTTCACCACTATGGGTCCATGGCCGATTCCAACCATCAACACATTGCTGTTGTTGAGCTCTGGCGTCACTATTACTATTGCTCACCATGCATTGGTAGCGAACCACATGAAGAAGGCCATTACTGGCTTGGCTGCAACTGTTGGCTTGGGCTTCATCTTCTTGTGCTTCCAAGGATACGAGTACTACCATGCTTACCATGAGCTCAATTTAAAGCTCACATCAGGTATCTACGGCTCTACATTCTTTATGTTGACTGGCTTTCATGGCTTCCACGTATTCCTTGGTGGCACCATGTTGGCGATCGTATTGCGCCGTATGATTCGTGGCGACTTTACTGCTAAACACCACTTTGCTTTTGAAGGCGCTGCTTGGTATTGGCACTTTGTTGACGTTGTCTGGCTTGGCTTGTACATCGCTGTTTACTGGATGTAA
- a CDS encoding DUF2970 domain-containing protein, which produces MQSMKAVMWGFLGVRKQSGLQEDVASLSFVHIIIAGVVGALIFMGVLLLIVKAVVSH; this is translated from the coding sequence ATGCAGTCTATGAAAGCCGTGATGTGGGGCTTTTTGGGGGTGCGTAAACAATCAGGTTTGCAGGAAGATGTAGCTTCACTCAGTTTTGTTCACATTATCATTGCAGGTGTTGTTGGCGCCTTGATTTTTATGGGTGTTCTCCTGTTGATAGTGAAAGCAGTTGTGTCCCATTGA
- a CDS encoding cytochrome c oxidase assembly protein — MVSTQSLNRQILLKLLIAAVMMFGFGYALVPMYKALCEVTGINVVTSKNDYGVRAFSPNRVGNTQVNYARTVTIEFDSNSRGPFTFKPVKNFLEVHPGEMTEIVYEVTNNQNRPVRAQAIPSYAPKSATEFFTKLECFCFQEQTLAANETKKMPVVFVIDAGLPDDVKTITLSYTFFELGMGGTPPAPKSKVVS; from the coding sequence ATGGTTTCAACTCAATCACTGAATCGCCAGATTTTATTAAAGCTCTTAATTGCAGCGGTAATGATGTTTGGATTTGGTTACGCACTAGTCCCAATGTACAAAGCCTTGTGTGAGGTTACTGGGATTAATGTTGTAACGAGCAAAAATGACTATGGTGTCAGAGCCTTCAGCCCAAATAGGGTTGGTAATACCCAGGTTAACTACGCTCGTACAGTGACGATTGAGTTTGACTCCAATAGTCGTGGCCCGTTTACTTTCAAACCGGTTAAGAATTTTTTAGAGGTGCACCCTGGTGAAATGACTGAGATTGTTTATGAGGTCACTAATAATCAGAATCGCCCAGTGCGAGCACAGGCAATACCAAGCTATGCGCCTAAAAGCGCAACAGAGTTTTTTACAAAGTTAGAGTGTTTTTGTTTTCAGGAGCAGACACTAGCGGCAAATGAAACAAAGAAGATGCCGGTAGTTTTTGTGATCGATGCGGGTTTACCGGACGATGTGAAAACTATTACTTTGTCGTATACCTTCTTTGAGCTGGGCATGGGTGGTACACCACCTGCACCAAAGTCAAAGGTGGTGTCGTGA
- a CDS encoding cytochrome oxidase small assembly protein, producing MKQEFKSSEKQALAANNRRMGFILLSVVLVFFIGIVIKRSMLG from the coding sequence GTGAAGCAGGAATTTAAGTCGTCAGAGAAGCAAGCCCTTGCTGCGAATAATCGCAGGATGGGCTTCATTCTTTTGAGTGTTGTATTGGTATTTTTTATTGGTATTGTGATTAAACGGAGTATGTTGGGTTAA
- the ctaD gene encoding cytochrome c oxidase subunit I, producing the protein MSTVSTTHDHAHDHAHDDHTPHGWRRWLFATNHKDIGTMYLIFSFVSLLAGGMMALGIRLELFQPGLQFFRPEFFNQLTTMHGLVMVFGAIMPAFVGFANWMVPLQIGASDMAFARMNNFSFWILPVAASLLFSSFLVPGGAPSGGWTIYAPLTSQMGPGMDMAIFALHLLGASSIMGSINIIVTILNMRAPGMTLMKMPMFCWTWLITAYLLIAVMPVLAGAITMVLTDRHFGTSFFSAVGGGDPIMFQHIFWFFGHPEVYIMILPAFGIVSEIIPTFSRKTLFGYSSMVYATASIAILSFIVWAHHMFATGMPVTGQLFFMYATMLIAVPTGVKIFNWVATMWKGSMTFETPMLWAIGFIFVFTMGGFTGLILAMAPIDIGVQDTYYVVAHFHYVLVAGSLFAMFAGFYYWCPKWTGFMANETRGKIHFWTSMIFFNITFFPMHFLGLAGMPRRYADYPTQFADFNMVASIGALGFGLSQVYFLFFVVLPAYRGQGEKAPMKPWDGAKGLEWTIPSPAPHHTFETPPSAEQMREAGI; encoded by the coding sequence ATGAGCACAGTCTCCACTACCCACGACCACGCACACGATCACGCGCATGATGATCACACGCCACACGGATGGCGTCGTTGGTTGTTTGCAACCAACCACAAAGACATCGGCACGATGTATTTGATCTTCTCGTTTGTTAGCTTGTTAGCTGGCGGCATGATGGCGTTGGGAATTCGTCTGGAATTGTTCCAGCCGGGTTTGCAGTTCTTCCGTCCTGAGTTCTTTAATCAGCTAACCACCATGCATGGTTTGGTAATGGTGTTCGGCGCGATCATGCCGGCGTTCGTTGGCTTCGCAAACTGGATGGTGCCTTTGCAAATTGGCGCATCCGATATGGCGTTTGCTCGTATGAATAACTTTAGCTTCTGGATCCTTCCGGTGGCTGCAAGCCTGTTGTTCAGTTCATTCCTAGTTCCTGGCGGCGCTCCATCAGGTGGTTGGACTATCTATGCTCCGTTGACCTCACAAATGGGTCCTGGCATGGACATGGCTATTTTTGCTCTGCATTTATTGGGCGCCTCTTCCATCATGGGTTCGATCAACATCATCGTGACCATCTTGAATATGCGCGCTCCTGGCATGACTTTGATGAAGATGCCAATGTTCTGCTGGACTTGGTTAATTACTGCTTATTTGTTGATTGCTGTGATGCCTGTATTGGCTGGCGCAATCACCATGGTTCTGACTGACCGTCATTTCGGTACCTCATTCTTCTCTGCAGTTGGCGGTGGCGACCCAATCATGTTCCAGCATATTTTCTGGTTCTTTGGTCACCCAGAGGTTTACATCATGATTCTTCCTGCATTCGGAATCGTCAGTGAAATCATTCCAACATTCTCCAGAAAAACATTGTTTGGCTACAGCTCAATGGTTTATGCAACCGCATCGATTGCGATCTTGTCATTCATCGTTTGGGCTCACCACATGTTTGCAACTGGTATGCCTGTAACTGGCCAGCTGTTCTTCATGTACGCAACAATGTTGATCGCTGTTCCAACTGGCGTGAAGATTTTTAACTGGGTTGCAACAATGTGGAAGGGTTCGATGACTTTCGAAACTCCAATGTTGTGGGCTATCGGCTTTATCTTCGTTTTCACCATGGGCGGCTTTACTGGTTTGATCTTGGCAATGGCACCAATTGATATTGGTGTTCAGGATACTTACTACGTCGTTGCTCACTTCCACTATGTTTTGGTAGCGGGCTCATTGTTTGCCATGTTCGCAGGCTTCTACTACTGGTGTCCTAAGTGGACCGGCTTTATGGCCAATGAAACTCGCGGCAAGATCCATTTTTGGACTTCCATGATTTTCTTTAACATCACATTCTTCCCAATGCACTTCTTGGGCTTAGCGGGTATGCCACGTCGTTATGCCGATTACCCTACTCAGTTTGCTGATTTCAATATGGTTGCTTCAATCGGCGCATTGGGCTTTGGCTTGTCGCAGGTTTATTTCTTGTTCTTCGTTGTGCTTCCTGCATATCGTGGCCAAGGTGAAAAAGCACCGATGAAGCCATGGGATGGAGCTAAAGGTTTGGAGTGGACTATTCCTTCTCCAGCGCCACATCACACTTTTGAAACTCCGCCTAGTGCAGAGCAAATGCGTGAAGCAGGAATTTAA
- the coxB gene encoding cytochrome c oxidase subunit II: MNLFGKVTRASLYFAVAFGTAFAHAAENMPGGPAVNQLNFTPPATKIMQEIHWLHWMMLVICALIFIGVFGVMFYSILKHRKSLGHKSASFHESTTVEIIWTVIPLLIVIGMALPATKTVVAMKDTTNSDITIKTTGYQWKWGYDYIKGEGEGISFLSTLSTSREAINNLAPKSNTYLMEVDNEMVVPVGKKIRLITTANDVIHAWTIPAFGVKQDAIPGFVRDTWFRADKIGTFRGQCSELCGAEHAFMPIVVKVVSPEDYTAWVAEKKKAMGAGGDDPSKVYTLDEQKERGAKVYAANCAACHQPNGKGAGAFPALDGSKVVNGPKAGQFNILLNGKNAMPKWAGVLSDGDIAAVITYTRNSWGNKTGEVIQTQEIITARGQ, translated from the coding sequence ATGAATTTATTTGGAAAAGTCACTAGGGCTTCGCTCTATTTCGCAGTAGCTTTTGGCACTGCTTTTGCTCATGCAGCAGAGAATATGCCTGGTGGCCCGGCTGTTAATCAGCTGAATTTCACGCCTCCCGCAACCAAAATCATGCAAGAGATCCATTGGTTGCATTGGATGATGTTGGTTATTTGTGCATTGATTTTTATTGGTGTTTTTGGAGTGATGTTCTATTCCATCTTGAAGCATCGCAAATCATTGGGTCACAAATCAGCTTCTTTCCACGAGAGTACAACTGTTGAAATTATCTGGACAGTCATTCCACTCTTGATCGTGATCGGCATGGCATTGCCAGCAACAAAAACTGTTGTGGCGATGAAAGACACTACCAACTCTGACATCACTATTAAGACCACTGGTTATCAGTGGAAGTGGGGTTACGACTACATCAAGGGCGAAGGCGAAGGCATCAGCTTCTTGTCTACCTTGTCAACATCACGTGAAGCAATTAACAACTTGGCACCAAAATCAAATACCTATTTGATGGAAGTGGACAATGAAATGGTTGTGCCAGTCGGTAAAAAAATTCGCTTGATTACTACTGCTAATGACGTTATTCATGCTTGGACTATTCCAGCATTTGGCGTAAAGCAAGATGCAATCCCAGGCTTTGTTCGTGACACCTGGTTTAGAGCTGACAAGATTGGCACATTCCGCGGTCAGTGCTCTGAGCTTTGTGGAGCAGAGCATGCCTTCATGCCTATCGTTGTGAAAGTAGTTTCACCAGAGGATTACACCGCTTGGGTTGCTGAGAAGAAAAAAGCAATGGGTGCTGGCGGCGATGACCCATCAAAGGTTTACACCTTGGATGAGCAAAAAGAGCGTGGCGCAAAAGTTTATGCAGCAAACTGTGCAGCTTGCCACCAGCCGAATGGCAAAGGCGCTGGTGCGTTTCCCGCATTGGATGGCAGCAAAGTGGTTAATGGACCTAAAGCAGGCCAATTTAATATTTTGCTGAACGGTAAAAACGCAATGCCGAAGTGGGCAGGCGTACTTTCCGATGGAGATATCGCAGCCGTTATTACCTATACCCGTAATTCATGGGGTAATAAAACGGGTGAAGTGATTCAGACCCAAGAAATTATTACCGCACGCGGCCAGTAA
- a CDS encoding methyltransferase domain-containing protein, whose product MTQPLRWLQDEIADRMLQKLDIVKLDVKDILVVPDFAGKHLDVLAKSYPKARIFSITEKGISGFQMWRAKALSNWRSLFASNACSLEDYSSSGRFNVPDNSVDLVFSDLLLHDLPDPKHFLQECWRVLREGGLITFSYLGPDTGKELRALDLSELKLKNLLSPWDMHDMGDALLGERFSDPVMDMEYLTLDYEKPALLLADMSALKLMDSTPPKAIGKEVLPQKITLEVVYGHAWALGKRLAKAKDNVAYIDLNQIGRKTRSDSA is encoded by the coding sequence ATGACCCAGCCCCTTAGATGGTTACAAGACGAAATTGCAGATCGCATGCTGCAGAAATTAGACATCGTTAAGCTTGATGTAAAAGACATCTTGGTGGTGCCTGACTTTGCTGGTAAGCATTTGGATGTGCTCGCTAAGAGCTATCCAAAGGCACGCATTTTTAGCATTACCGAAAAAGGTATTTCGGGATTTCAAATGTGGCGTGCTAAAGCGCTGAGTAATTGGCGATCTTTATTTGCGAGCAACGCTTGCTCCTTGGAAGATTACAGCTCGTCTGGAAGATTTAATGTTCCCGACAATTCTGTTGATTTAGTGTTCAGCGATCTTTTATTGCACGATTTACCTGATCCAAAGCATTTTTTACAGGAGTGTTGGCGCGTACTGCGTGAGGGCGGTTTAATCACATTTAGCTATTTAGGGCCTGATACCGGAAAAGAGTTGCGCGCCTTGGATCTTTCAGAATTAAAGCTCAAGAATTTATTAAGCCCTTGGGATATGCACGATATGGGGGATGCCTTGCTTGGTGAGCGGTTTTCTGATCCTGTAATGGACATGGAGTACCTCACTTTGGATTACGAGAAACCTGCTTTATTGCTGGCTGATATGAGTGCGCTGAAATTGATGGATTCCACCCCTCCCAAAGCGATTGGAAAAGAGGTTTTGCCGCAAAAAATCACCTTAGAGGTGGTTTATGGGCATGCGTGGGCCCTCGGAAAGCGCCTTGCAAAGGCAAAGGACAACGTCGCCTACATTGATCTAAATCAAATTGGGCGCAAGACTAGGTCAGATTCTGCCTAA